CACCCTGGTGCCGTGCCACCAAGGTCCAGTGCGATCTCTGCGGAATCAGGCTGAACAAGAAGAATTTCAAGAACCACATGAAGAGGAAACACAAGGTGAACGTGACGGCGTCTGCCTTCCAGGAAGCTTTCGACCGGTGCCTGGGCGAACAAGGCCTGTTGGTGGTCGAGAGCTCGTTGCCCGGCTACACTTATACTAGGACGCAGGAAAGAGGAAGGCGGGGGGAAGAGCGTGACGATGACCTCTTTCCGTACATCGACATGGAAGAACAAAGCGACAGGTTCCCGGACACAGGCGCACTACTGGCCCAGGAAACGGACCTGGCGACCCAGCAGTTGCAAGGAAAGAGAGTGCTGCCTGGAATGGTAAGCTGTCAATGGTTGGGTTTAATATGGTTGGGCTTAtagagggtaggggagagaggtagGCCAAATGAAAAGACAATGTCTGATTATCTCACTGATTCAATACAACTCAGAGATCAGTACTCTAGAACCTAACTATTCACTCACCTCTTCTTTATTCCCAGAATCCTCAGAGGTACCATGGTCTGGGGAAACCTCATCTCCTGGAGGTAAGTACAGTACCTGTAGATTTATCTCACATAGAACAACCAGAAAATCACTTTCCTTTTTTCCTAATATCAGAtttaaatcaaagtttatttgtcacgtgcgccgaatacaacaggtattacagtgaaatgcttccttacaggtTCGActcaacagtgcaaaaaaggtgttaggtgaacaataggtaggtaaagaaatagaaacaacagtaaaaagacaggctatatacagtagcaaggctataaaagtagaggggctacatacagacaccggttagtcaggctgattgaggtagtatgtacatgtagatatggttaaagtgactatgcatatatgatgaacagagagtagcagtagcgtaaaagaggggttggtgggtgggacacaattcAGACAGCCCAGTTAGCCAAACCGCTGACTCTTTGTTTTTGATACTCCATACAGGATTCAACTGAAAATAACGATTGGATTACCATTCATATAATAAATAGACTTATGTTATGATGATTCCTCACGaaactagaaccaaaaaaatacaGTGATTTGGGGGATATTCACAATGTAATCTATAGAAGCGTTCTTAAATATGATTTAAGATACAAATGgcaacaatccttcctccaaaggacaccaatatatTGATTAAATTGAGTGAAAATCCCCCAAATCACAATTTTTGTTTCTAGTTTTGTGAGGAATCACCCATAAATGCCTTCTGGAGTTTGACATGTAGCCTACCTAGTGACTTTCCTGGCCTCTTTTATATACAACTCCACTGCTTTAGGCACCGAATGTTCAACAACAAACACTTAACCAAAATAGGCAGCTAAAACACTGGAACCATTGAAATGATGCACTTTCTTGCAGCTTCCTCTTGAGTCACTGGTGTGGATCTTCCGGGACGTACTGCGTGTGGATGGAAAGAGAGGCTACTGGAACCTGTCTCTGGTCTGCAGAACCTTCAATGCCATCCTGACAAATGAAATCATCAGGAAGTACTCCACAGGGAAAGTTAGTATCGACAACAACATACGTCTAAAAAAAAAGCATATGGTAAAcgggcaaaaaatatatatttgttcatTCAATGTCATGCAGTGTTTGTTCTGAGGACAGTTTCATGTACCATGTGTTTCCAGATAAAGGAATGTGTCTGACAATCTGTTCTGTGTTTCTTTTAGAGATCTGATCCTGAACCCCAGTAGTTACTGAAAGGAGGAGAGGCCAGTACATTGTGCTTACAGGTTACTGTGAATGACATAATGTGCTAATATGCTCACTGCATACACACCTATTACCAATGTTATTACTaccaatgtttattttttttttatttacaacgttctcatttattgtaaaaacaaaaagCAAAACGTTATCTAGTTGATTTGCTATTGCTGAGGACTATCTGAAATCCCATTGGCTATTTATCCATTCTATATTCAGATTTTGTATATCTTTTTACTGTTACATTGTTCAGAGTTAGAGTGCATTCTCAGTGTGGTGCTTCAGTTAGTTTGGAGACTACTAACCCTTAGCCTACTCATCAAATGACTTACTTTTAATTGAAGGAATGTATTTATTCCTTTATAATTCCGTTGTATTctgattttgtatttttgtacttGAACTAAATAGTAAAATCATTTTTGGATGACGGTGTGTGTTTTGATTTAATTCACAACAGGCTGGTTTTTAAAACATTTGATTGCTTTTTAGTAGGAGCAACATACAATATGATTCAGCAGCAGATGGCAATGTTGGAACATAAGTCGTATGTGTAAGCGACCTTTATTTTGAAAAGCCAGCCTTTATTTCGGAGAAATTATCCAGGAAGTAGCCGAAAATGTTTGTTTATAAAAAATAGTGTAACGTCTATGGCCTTAACTGTGTAGTCTCAAGACGTTGACTGAGCACTTAGTTTCAAATTACTATAACATAAGTGTTTAACATTGACATAGTGCAAAGGACATGTACGATACAGTCGCCTTTAACGCTCAGCTAGCCTCCATCGTCGAGGTTTTGGCGAATGCAGCCGTTGCCGAAATCTGCAAACTTGTAGATGATGGCCATGCTGCCTTACTTTTGGAAATTTCCCATAGCCAGAAAGAAATCGATAACCTGCGGAGGAAGTTGCTGCTGACAAAATTCCAGAATTCTCGACGGAGCGCAGAGAAATTCGGAGCCCTCCGACACAATGTCAGCAGGCGGGACACAGATCTTGTTGCCCGAGCAAGAGGGAGCTTCCAAGGAAAGTCAACAGGCATACTtggatattgttttgtttttttaccatcTTTGAAAACGTAAAAAAATAATGGGTAATGTATAATATATAACGTTTGAGGGTTTCTCTTTTCTGGTGCAGTGGAGAATCGCTGTGCCGAGCGTAAAGGGAGAAATTTTACGCAGGATGCCTGCAACTGGAGAGACGCAGGACTCACAGCGACAGACAAGGATGTGGGCATGCCGGTCAGTTGTCATACACACGCCCAAATGtattagttttttttttcttcatatttcaaATGGTGGTGGGGGAGTTTTTCTAATAAATTGTTTCTGATGAATACAAAACAGATGGCAGATATGCAAGAGATGCCTCTTATCAAAATGGAGAACCTTGACACCAGCAGCCCGGAAGGTATTTTTGTTCAACTTATCAAGTCCATACAATATACACTTTATGTTGAGTAAAGCCTTCAATGTTTATTGCCGTATTTGATTAACTtcttagtcattattcataactAATAAATAAGGCAAAGAAGAATCAGTCTCCACTATAGGAAGCTGATGCTGTGCTTTACGTTGACTCATTTCAGAGATTGTCCAACCAGtcagtgagagcagtgagaagATAATTGTGCCAGAACCAGGTTCTTCATCATCTACTGAACCCACAGACCTTCTGGACCAGCAGGGCAACAGACACAGAGCTCCAGACACCTCACTCAATATAGAACCTGAAAACCAGACGTTCCAGCATCCAGCGTCACAATACAACAGAGCAAGACAGGACCATCAGGTTGCTGAGGGTGTGACCTGGGAAACTGACCATCAACCCATAGAATACAGCCTGTCCCATTGGACAGAGAACCAAGAGACTGACAACCCAACTGTGAATGCTCCTCATAATTTAGGGCCAGACTCCAAGAGGCTGTCTGAACatccagagaggagaggggtgcctGGTAACTCTGGGGTCTACATGTCTGCTTTGGGCTCTCTGGACTGGGTGCCTGATGTGGTGCTGGTGGACTCAGTTCCCATTAAAGTGGAGGCAGATATGAGTTCAGAATGGAGCATAACTGGCCAAGTGACATCTGGAGAGGTTTGTTCAGACAGCAGGCAGCTTGTGGACAACAGAGGAATGGAGTCTGGACAGACAAAGTGTCCCCCTGACACTCAACATGCGGAGCAAGGGACAACTGTAGGATCAAGGTCCAAGTTGCCAGATTTCAATGGACTGTCCAACCGAAACAGCTTTTCATCCCCAAGGGTTACTCTCCACCAGGTTCCCCGAAGAGGGAAGCCAGTCCACTTCCCGAATTTCAACAGAGGCTCCACTTCTTCACCGAAAGGCATAGAAAAGCAGCCACAACAGCTGACATCTCACTCCACCCAGAGGCAGCTCCGGTGCAACCTCTGTGGAAAGCCCTTCCCCAAGCCGGCGCACCTGCAGAGGCACATGCGGGTCCATACAGGGGAGAAACCGTACGGCTGCAGCCACTGCACCAAGCGCTTCTCCCACAGCCACCAGCTGAAGATGCACGAGAGGGTGCACACCGGAGAGAAACCGTTTCAATGTGTCTACTGTGGGAAGTGCTTCACCCAGTCTGGCCACATGAAGAAGCATCTCCTTGTCCACACTGGTGGCAGGCCACAGGACGTTGT
The genomic region above belongs to Oncorhynchus clarkii lewisi isolate Uvic-CL-2024 unplaced genomic scaffold, UVic_Ocla_1.0 unplaced_contig_2111_pilon_pilon, whole genome shotgun sequence and contains:
- the LOC139402967 gene encoding zinc finger protein with KRAB and SCAN domains 1-like isoform X2 encodes the protein MPMADMQEMPLIKMENLDTSSPEEIVQPVSESSEKIIVPEPGSSSSTEPTDLLDQQGNRHRAPDTSLNIEPENQTFQHPASQYNRARQDHQVAEGVTWETDHQPIEYSLSHWTENQETDNPTVNAPHNLGPDSKRLSEHPERRGVPGNSGVYMSALGSLDWVPDVVLVDSVPIKVEADMSSEWSITGQVTSGEVCSDSRQLVDNRGMESGQTKCPPDTQHAEQGTTVGSRSKLPDFNGLSNRNSFSSPRVTLHQVPRRGKPVHFPNFNRGSTSSPKGIEKQPQQLTSHSTQRQLRCNLCGKPFPKPAHLQRHMRVHTGEKPYGCSHCTKRFSHSHQLKMHERVHTGEKPFQCVYCGKCFTQSGHMKKHLLVHTGGRPQDVVLP
- the LOC139402967 gene encoding zinc finger protein with KRAB and SCAN domains 1-like isoform X1 encodes the protein MNTKQMADMQEMPLIKMENLDTSSPEEIVQPVSESSEKIIVPEPGSSSSTEPTDLLDQQGNRHRAPDTSLNIEPENQTFQHPASQYNRARQDHQVAEGVTWETDHQPIEYSLSHWTENQETDNPTVNAPHNLGPDSKRLSEHPERRGVPGNSGVYMSALGSLDWVPDVVLVDSVPIKVEADMSSEWSITGQVTSGEVCSDSRQLVDNRGMESGQTKCPPDTQHAEQGTTVGSRSKLPDFNGLSNRNSFSSPRVTLHQVPRRGKPVHFPNFNRGSTSSPKGIEKQPQQLTSHSTQRQLRCNLCGKPFPKPAHLQRHMRVHTGEKPYGCSHCTKRFSHSHQLKMHERVHTGEKPFQCVYCGKCFTQSGHMKKHLLVHTGGRPQDVVLP